DNA sequence from the bacterium genome:
TCCGACGCCACCACGCGCTCGCGCAGGATGCGCCCGGCCTGGAGGTCCGAGGCCGGTCGCATGCCGGCGACGCCCGCCACGCTCACCTCCGCGATGCCGCTCGCGGCGCCCGCGCGCAGGCAGCCGTCGCCGTCGACCAGGAAGAGCGCCGCGCGTACCGCCGGGAGCTGCACCGCCAGCATCGCGAGGATCTCGTCGAGGATGGTCGAGAGGCCGGCGTCGGCGGCCACCCGCTCGAGCACCGCCTGCTCGCTCGCCCGTAGCAGCTCCGTCGCCTTGCGCTCGAGGCGGTGACGGTCGAGCGTCGCCGCCACGTAGAGCGACGCGCCGAAGGCGCAGAACACCGCCGCGAGGAGGTTCGGCGGAAGCGCCGACACGTTCGGCAGCATGGCGAGAACGGCGATGGCCACGAGCACGCACTGGGTCGCGAGCCCCCAGGGGACGATCACCGCGGCGCCGATCACGATGATCGTCGACGACAGGCCCGCCATCAGATGGTCCCCGAGCTCCGCGCCGATCGTGCCCACGACCACGCACGGCAGCGCCGCGCCGACGACGGCCGTCCCGACGACGACTCGCCAGGAGCGCTTGCGCACCACGCGCAGCGCGACCAGCGCCCCGACGTAGAGCACCGCCGCGCCGAGCTTCAGGCCGAGCGCCAGCCGCTGGAACTCCGGCGCCCGGTCCGCCTCCGCGAGCAGACTCAGCAGCACCGACGCGACGGCGATGTAGAGGATGGCGGTCGTGCGCTCGACGACCAGCGTACGCGTTTCTGCGTGAAGGATGTCGCGAATGCGGGCAGACATACGGTCCGGTTGGCCTCGCGCCTTTTGCAAGGCGCATGCCCCTGTCGTGCGCGAGCCGCACGCACTCATCCCGGGGCGAACCGGCGCAAAGCCGGCATTTCCGTGGCGGAGGAGACGAGGTGGTACCACACGCGGCGGTGTCGACCGCGGCGCCCACTCTTCCAGCTAGCAAGACCACGGCACTCACCCATGGATGAGCGGGCGCATCGGCAGCATCGCAGGGCGACCGCGCAGCGGGCCATGCTCTCGCCGCAGGCGGCGGCGCCACGCCCGGCCCGGCCCGATGCGGATCGTTCGACCCCCACATGCCGCGCCTCGAAGCGCGCAGGCACGGCGATCCCTGTGCCGCCGTGACGCACCCCGCCCCCCATGCGGCGCGAGCGCGTCGCCCTCGTGGGCCGTCAGTAGCCCGTTACGGCCCAGGTACCGAGCACGGTCACGAGTCCGGGGTTCTCGGGCACCGCGAAGACGACCCCGCCTCAACCGAAGCAGCACAGGACGGCGAACTCTTCCACGCCCGCGAGAAGTGGAGTGGAGCCGATGGGAGTCGAACCCACGACCTCTTGAATGCCATTCAAGCGCTCTCCCAACTGAGCTACGGCCCCACAGATCGATGGGATGGATACGGGCGGTGGTGCGAGGACCGCCGATATAGCCGCCCTCTCCCAGACGGTCAACGCGGACGCGGGTTTCAGCCTCCCGCCATGAAGAGCGCCGGCGCCAGGCGGTCGTGCTGGGCGCGGCTGGCCGACTGGAGATAGCAGGCGGGGTCGATCGGCTCGCCGCCGACGCGAACCTCGTAGTGCAGGTGCGGGCCCGACGAGCGGCCGCTCGTGCCGACGGCGCCGATGACGTCGCCGCGGCGGATACGACGGCCCTCGGTCGCATAGATCGCGGAGAGATGGGCGTAGAGCGTCTTCACGTCGTTGCCGTGATCGACGACCACCATGCTTCCGTAGCCGCTCATGGCGCCGCTGAAGACGACCTGTCCGCCGGCGGACGCGGTCACCGGCGTGCCGTAGCGGGCCCGGATGTCGACGCCGCGGTGGAAGCCCGCGCCGTGGCTCACGGCACGGGTCCCGAAGCTCGACGAGACCTCGCCCCGCACGGGCCAACGCGTCGGCAGGCCGTCGCCCTGCACACGCGCATTCTTGAGGAGCGCCGACAGGAGGCTCACCGACTCGCTCAGCGCGGCGGACTGCGACTCCACCACCGCGAGCTGCTCGAAGGCCCGGCCGCCCTCCTCGGTCCACAGCGGGCCGCCGGGCACGAGCCCCGTCAGGACCTTCAGCGGCGACTGCTCGGGCTCGCGACTCTCCTCGAGGTGGGCCGCCCGGCGAAGCTGGGCCGCGCGCTCACGCGCACCGCCGACCAGCTTCGCCACGCGGTCCACCTGCCCCGACAGCTGCACGATCTCCTGCTGCTGGCGTCGCACCAGCGTCCGCTTCTCGGCCAGCCGCGCGCGGATCTGTGCGAGCTCCTCTTCGGTTGCCTTGCGGGCGCTCCACGCGCC
Encoded proteins:
- a CDS encoding peptidoglycan DD-metalloendopeptidase family protein, with the translated sequence MLAGRLTLLAGARSAAWPAATALVAIAAAVALHGAWSARKATEEELAQIRARLAEKRTLVRRQQQEIVQLSGQVDRVAKLVGGARERAAQLRRAAHLEESREPEQSPLKVLTGLVPGGPLWTEEGGRAFEQLAVVESQSAALSESVSLLSALLKNARVQGDGLPTRWPVRGEVSSSFGTRAVSHGAGFHRGVDIRARYGTPVTASAGGQVVFSGAMSGYGSMVVVDHGNDVKTLYAHLSAIYATEGRRIRRGDVIGAVGTSGRSSGPHLHYEVRVGGEPIDPACYLQSASRAQHDRLAPALFMAGG